A genomic stretch from Neomonachus schauinslandi chromosome 16, ASM220157v2, whole genome shotgun sequence includes:
- the RIPOR1 gene encoding rho family-interacting cell polarization regulator 1 isoform X2, whose amino-acid sequence MSAKKRGSPARTHSMMSLSVRPQRRLLSARVSRSQSFAGVLGSHERGPRSFPAFSPPGPPRKPPALSRVSRMFSVAHPAPKVPQPERLDLVYTALKQGLTAYLEVHQQEQEKLQGQIRESKRNSRLGFLYDLDKQVKSIERFLRRLEFHASKIDELYEAYCVQRRLRDGAYNMVRAYSTGSPGSREARDSLAEATRGHREYTESMCLLESELEAQLGEFHLRMKGLAGFARLCVGDQYEICMKYGRQRWKLRGRIEGSGKQVWDSEETVFLPLLTEFLSIKVTELKGLANHVVVGSVSCETKDLFAALPQVVAVDINDLGTIKLSLEVTWSPFDKDDQPSTASTVNKASTVTKRFSTYSQSPPDTPSLREQAFYNMLRRQEELENGTAWSLSSESSDDSSSPQLSGTARHSSASRPLVQQPEPLPIQVAFRRPETPTSRPMDEEGAMAPALANGHTPYSRTLSHISEASVDAALAEASVEALGLENLAQGPSLPAHPDPPHGEQPGPVPPAVDPCHSAINPTLSTTGPAHTSTDPALSAHLDLVHKVTDSSSSELPGPAHTTTGSTYNAISPSHSAPSATHPTTGSTHKPTVSTPSTTGSTPSTTTPVQTTTRPTDEAMLSALTTVGPTPNTTGPVQTITSPVHTAASLTHATTSLTHATTSPTHTTASPTHTTASSTHSTASPTHSTASPTHTTASPTCVTASPTHTTASLTHATTSPTHTTTSPPNTIACPPHTTTSPTHKARMSTQTATSPAPKAKGPVQTTRSPTHPVTSPTLLTVSSSTCLDHAKPPSPSTNTDPTLPGTHTLSCSYPASTPCTQADPTAPSTSYPCPTSSSWEPLTSPSPDPREPILRSPSPPPSPLAPVPQHLDLSPAVATPASVLGAAGGAGDRRLEEALGALMAALDDYRGQFPELQGLEQEVTRLESLLMRQGLTRSRASSLSITVEHALESFSFLNEDEDEDMDGPGDRPPNSLEPGAEDSLDLPSARPLSTECPALDAALVQHLYHCSCLLLKLGTFGPLRCQEAWALERLLREARVLEAVCELSRRWEIPATSAQEVVQFSASRPGFLTFWDQCTEGLSPFICPVERVLLTFCNQYSARLSLRQPGLAEAVCAKFLEDALGQKLPRRPQPGPGEQFTVFQFWSYVEALDSPTMEAYVTETAEEVLLVRNLNSDDQAVVLKALRLAPEGRLRKDGLRALSSLLVHGNNKVMAAVSTQLRSLSLGPVFRERALLCFLDQLEDEDVQTRVAGCLALGCIKAPEGIEPLVYLCQTDTEAVREAARQSLQQCGEEGQSAHRRLEESLDALPRIFGPGSMASTAF is encoded by the exons ATGAGTGCCAAGAAGAGAG GGAGCCCCGCGCGGACTCATTCCATGATGTCCCTGTCGGTGCGGCCGCAGCGCCGCCTGCTCAGCGCCCGGGTCAGTAGGAGCCAGTCCTTCGCAGGCGTCCTCGGCAGCCACGAGCGGGGGCCCAG GAGCTTCCCGGCCTTCAGTCCCCCAGGGCCCCCGCGGAAACCCCCAGCGCtctcccgggtctccaggatgtTTTCCGTGGCGCACCCAGCCCCTAAGGTCCCGCAGCCAGAGCGGCTGGACCTGGTGTACACTGCGCTCAAGCAGGGCCTGAC GGCCTATTTGGAAGTGCACCAGCAGGAGCAGGAGAAACTCCAGGGACAGATTAGGGAGTCCAAGAGGAATTCCCGCCTG GGTTTCCTGTATGACTTGGACAAG CAAGTCAAGTCCATTGAACGCTTCCTGCGACGGTTGGAGTTCCATGCCAGCAAG ATTGACGAGCTGTATGAGGCATACTGTGTCCAGCGACGTCTCCGGGATGGTGCCTACAACATGGTCCGTGCCTACAGCACTGGGTCTCCGGGGAGCCGCGAGGCCCGGGACAGCCTGGCTGAAGCCACTCGAGGGCATCGCGAGTACACAGAG AGCATGTGTCTGCTGGAGAGTGAGCTAGAGGCACAGCTGGGCGAGTTCCATCTCCGGATGAAAG GGCTGGCTGGCTTCGCCAGGCTGTGTGTGGGCGATCAGTATGAG ATCTGCATGAAATATGGGCGGCAGCGCTGGAAACTACGGGGCCGAATTGAGGGTAGCGGAAAGCAGGTGTGGGACAGTGAGGAAACcgtctttcttcctctgctcacGGAATTCCTGTCCATCAAG GTAACAGAACTGAAGGGTCTGGCCAACCACGTGGTTGTAGGCAGTGTCTCCTGTGAGACCAAGGACCTGTTTGCTGCCCTGCCCCAAGTTGTGGCTGTGGACATCAATGACCTTGGCACCATCAAGCTCAGCTTGGAAGTCACATGGAG ccccttcgACAAAGATGACCAGCCCTCAACCGCTTCCACTGTCAATAAGGCCTCCACAGTCACCAAGCGCTTCTCCACCTATAGCCAGAGCCCACCAGACACACCCTCACTTCGGGAACAGGCCTTTTAC aaTATGCTGAGGCGGCAGGAGGAGCTAGAGAATGGGACAGCATGGTCCCTATCATCTGAATCTTCAGACGACTCATCCAGCCCCCAGCTTTCAGGCACTGCCCGCCACTCTTCAGCCTCCAGGCCTCTGGTGCAGCAGCCTGAACCTCTGCCCATTCAAGTCGCCTTCCGTAGGCCTGAGACCCCCACCTCTAGGCCCATGGATGAAGAGGGCGCCatggccccagccctggccaaTGGGCATACACCCTACAGCCGGACTCTGAGCCACATCAGTGAGGCCAGTGTGGATGCTGCCTTGGCTGAGGCTTCAGTGGAGGCTTTGGGTCTAGAAAATCTAGCTCAGGGACCTAGCCTGCCTGCACACCCAGATCCCCCCCATGGGGAGCAACCTGGTCCTGTCCCTCCTGCTGTGGACCCTTGCCATTCTGCCATAAACCCCACCCTCAGTACAACAGGCCCTGCCCACACATCTACAGATCCTGCCCTGTCTGCACATCTAGACTTGGTTCACAAGGTCACAGACTCTAGCTCTTCTGAACTGCCAGGCCCCGCCCACACCACTACAGGCTCAACCTATAATGCCATTAGCCCTAGCCACAGTGCTCCAAGCGCCACTCACCCTACCACAGGCTCCACCCACAAGCCCACAGTCTCTACCCCCTCAACTACAGGCTCTACCCCCAGTACCACAACCCCAGTCCAGACCACCACAAGACCCACTGACGAAGCAATGCTTTCCGCCCTCACTACTGTAGGTCCTACCCCCAATACTACAGGCCCTGTCCAGACTATCACAAGCCCTGTCCACACTGCCGCAAGCCTGACCCATGCCACTACAAGCCTGACCCATGCCACTACAAGCCCCACCCACACTACTGCAAGCCCCACCCACACTACTGCAAGCTCCACCCATTCCACTGCAAGCCCCACCCATTCCACTGCAAGCCCCACCCACACTACAGCAAGCCCCACCTGTGTCACTGCAAGCCCCACCCACACAACAGCAAGCCTCACTCATGCCACTACAAGCCCCACCCACACTACCACAAGCCCCCCCAATACTATTGCATGCCCCCCCCATACCACTACAAGCCCTACTCACAAAGCCAGGATGTCAACTCAAACTGCTACAAGCCCTGCCCCCAAAGCTAAGGGCCCAGTCCAGACCACCAGGAGCCCCACCCATCCTGTCACAAGCCCCACCCTTCTAACTGTAAGCTCTTCCACTTGTCTAGACCATGCCAAACCTCCCAGCCCCTCTACAAACACAGACCCCACCCTCCCAGGTACCCACACCCTGTCCTGCAGCTACCCAGCCTCCACTCCTTGCACTCAGGCAGACCCCACAGCCCCCAGTACCTCCTACCCATGTCCCACCTCATCCAGTTGGGAACCCCTCACAAGTCCTTCCCCAGACCCCCGAGAGCCCATCCTTCGGAGCCCAAgtccccctccctcacctctaGCCCCTGTGCCCCAGCATTTAGACCTTAGCCCAGCCGTGGCCACCCCAGCCTCAGTTCTAGGGGCAGCTGGAGGGGCTGGGGATAGGAGGCTGGAAGAGGCCCTGGGTGCCCTAATGGCTGCTCTGGATGACTATCGTGGCCAGTTCCCTGAGCTGCAGGGCCTGGAGCAGGAGGTGACCCGGCTGGAGAGTCTGCTCATG AGACAAGGCCTGACTCGCAGCCGGGCCTCCAGCCTTAGTATCACTGTGGAACATGCCCTGGAGAGCTTCAGCTTCCTCAACGAGGATGAAGATGAAGACATGGATGGTCCTGGAGACAG GCCCCCAAAcagcctggagcctggggctGAGGACAGCCTCGACTTGCCCAGTGCCCGCCCCCTCAGCACGGAGTGTCCAGCCCTGGACGCTGCCTTGGTCCAGCACCTGTATCACTGCAGCTGCCTCCTGCTG AAACTGGGCACATTTGGGCCCCTGCGCTGCCAGGAGGCATGGGCCCTGGAGCGGCTGCTGAGGGAGGCCAGAGTGCTGGAGGCCGTATGTGAGCTTAGCAGGCGATGGGAAATCCCTGCCACCTCTGCGCAGGAAG TGGTGCAGTTCTCAGCCTCCCGGCCCGGCTTCCTGACCTTCTGGGACCAGTGCACAGAGGGACTCAGCCCCTTCATCTGCCCTGTGGAGCGAGTCCTCCTCACCTTCTGCAATCAGTACAGTGCCCGTCTCTCCCTGCGCCAGCCAGGGCTAGCTGAGGCTG TGTGTGCCAAGTTCCTCGAGGATGCCCTGGGGCAGAAGCTGCCCAGGAGGCCCCAGCCAGGCCCTGGAGAGCAGTTCACAGTCTTCCAGTTCTGGAGTTACGTCGAAGCCTTGGATAGCCCCACCATGGAGGCCTATGTGACTGAAACCGCTGAGGAGG TGTTACTGGTGCGGAATTTGAACTCAGATGACCAAGCTGTTGTGCTGAAGGCCCTGAGGTTGGCGCCCGAGGGGCGGCTGCGAAAGGATGGGCTTCGGGCCCTCAGCTCCCTGCTGGTCCATGGCAACAACAAGGTCATGGCTGCTGTCAGCACCCAGCTGCGGAGCCTGTCACTGGGCCCTGTCTTTCGGGAACGG GCCCTGCTGTGCTTCCTGGACCAGCTCGAGGATGAGGATGTACAGACGAGAGTGGCTGgctgcctggccctgggctgcATCAAG GCTCCTGAGGGCATTGAGCCCCTGGTGTACCTGTGCCAAACGGACACAGAAGCCGTGAGGGAAGCTGCTCGGCAGAGCCTGCAACAGTGTG GGGAAGAGGGGCAGTCTGCCCACCGACGGCTGGAGGAATCACTGGACGCCCTGCCCCGCATCTTTGGGCCTGGCAGCATGGCCAGCACGGCATTCTaa
- the RIPOR1 gene encoding rho family-interacting cell polarization regulator 1 isoform X1, translating into MSAKKRGSPARTHSMMSLSVRPQRRLLSARVSRSQSFAGVLGSHERGPRSFPAFSPPGPPRKPPALSRVSRMFSVAHPAPKVPQPERLDLVYTALKQGLTAYLEVHQQEQEKLQGQIRESKRNSRLGFLYDLDKQVKSIERFLRRLEFHASKIDELYEAYCVQRRLRDGAYNMVRAYSTGSPGSREARDSLAEATRGHREYTESMCLLESELEAQLGEFHLRMKGLAGFARLCVGDQYEICMKYGRQRWKLRGRIEGSGKQVWDSEETVFLPLLTEFLSIKVTELKGLANHVVVGSVSCETKDLFAALPQVVAVDINDLGTIKLSLEVTWSPFDKDDQPSTASTVNKASTVTKRFSTYSQSPPDTPSLREQAFYNMLRRQEELENGTAWSLSSESSDDSSSPQLSGTARHSSASRPLVQQPEPLPIQVAFRRPETPTSRPMDEEGAMAPALANGHTPYSRTLSHISEASVDAALAEASVEALGLENLAQGPSLPAHPDPPHGEQPGPVPPAVDPCHSAINPTLSTTGPAHTSTDPALSAHLDLVHKVTDSSSSELPGPAHTTTGSTYNAISPSHSAPSATHPTTGSTHKPTVSTPSTTGSTPSTTTPVQTTTRPTDEAMLSALTTVGPTPNTTGPVQTITSPVHTAASLTHATTSLTHATTSPTHTTASPTHTTASSTHSTASPTHSTASPTHTTASPTCVTASPTHTTASLTHATTSPTHTTTSPPNTIACPPHTTTSPTHKARMSTQTATSPAPKAKGPVQTTRSPTHPVTSPTLLTVSSSTCLDHAKPPSPSTNTDPTLPGTHTLSCSYPASTPCTQADPTAPSTSYPCPTSSSWEPLTSPSPDPREPILRSPSPPPSPLAPVPQHLDLSPAVATPASVLGAAGGAGDRRLEEALGALMAALDDYRGQFPELQGLEQEVTRLESLLMQRQGLTRSRASSLSITVEHALESFSFLNEDEDEDMDGPGDRPPNSLEPGAEDSLDLPSARPLSTECPALDAALVQHLYHCSCLLLKLGTFGPLRCQEAWALERLLREARVLEAVCELSRRWEIPATSAQEVVQFSASRPGFLTFWDQCTEGLSPFICPVERVLLTFCNQYSARLSLRQPGLAEAVCAKFLEDALGQKLPRRPQPGPGEQFTVFQFWSYVEALDSPTMEAYVTETAEEVLLVRNLNSDDQAVVLKALRLAPEGRLRKDGLRALSSLLVHGNNKVMAAVSTQLRSLSLGPVFRERALLCFLDQLEDEDVQTRVAGCLALGCIKAPEGIEPLVYLCQTDTEAVREAARQSLQQCGEEGQSAHRRLEESLDALPRIFGPGSMASTAF; encoded by the exons ATGAGTGCCAAGAAGAGAG GGAGCCCCGCGCGGACTCATTCCATGATGTCCCTGTCGGTGCGGCCGCAGCGCCGCCTGCTCAGCGCCCGGGTCAGTAGGAGCCAGTCCTTCGCAGGCGTCCTCGGCAGCCACGAGCGGGGGCCCAG GAGCTTCCCGGCCTTCAGTCCCCCAGGGCCCCCGCGGAAACCCCCAGCGCtctcccgggtctccaggatgtTTTCCGTGGCGCACCCAGCCCCTAAGGTCCCGCAGCCAGAGCGGCTGGACCTGGTGTACACTGCGCTCAAGCAGGGCCTGAC GGCCTATTTGGAAGTGCACCAGCAGGAGCAGGAGAAACTCCAGGGACAGATTAGGGAGTCCAAGAGGAATTCCCGCCTG GGTTTCCTGTATGACTTGGACAAG CAAGTCAAGTCCATTGAACGCTTCCTGCGACGGTTGGAGTTCCATGCCAGCAAG ATTGACGAGCTGTATGAGGCATACTGTGTCCAGCGACGTCTCCGGGATGGTGCCTACAACATGGTCCGTGCCTACAGCACTGGGTCTCCGGGGAGCCGCGAGGCCCGGGACAGCCTGGCTGAAGCCACTCGAGGGCATCGCGAGTACACAGAG AGCATGTGTCTGCTGGAGAGTGAGCTAGAGGCACAGCTGGGCGAGTTCCATCTCCGGATGAAAG GGCTGGCTGGCTTCGCCAGGCTGTGTGTGGGCGATCAGTATGAG ATCTGCATGAAATATGGGCGGCAGCGCTGGAAACTACGGGGCCGAATTGAGGGTAGCGGAAAGCAGGTGTGGGACAGTGAGGAAACcgtctttcttcctctgctcacGGAATTCCTGTCCATCAAG GTAACAGAACTGAAGGGTCTGGCCAACCACGTGGTTGTAGGCAGTGTCTCCTGTGAGACCAAGGACCTGTTTGCTGCCCTGCCCCAAGTTGTGGCTGTGGACATCAATGACCTTGGCACCATCAAGCTCAGCTTGGAAGTCACATGGAG ccccttcgACAAAGATGACCAGCCCTCAACCGCTTCCACTGTCAATAAGGCCTCCACAGTCACCAAGCGCTTCTCCACCTATAGCCAGAGCCCACCAGACACACCCTCACTTCGGGAACAGGCCTTTTAC aaTATGCTGAGGCGGCAGGAGGAGCTAGAGAATGGGACAGCATGGTCCCTATCATCTGAATCTTCAGACGACTCATCCAGCCCCCAGCTTTCAGGCACTGCCCGCCACTCTTCAGCCTCCAGGCCTCTGGTGCAGCAGCCTGAACCTCTGCCCATTCAAGTCGCCTTCCGTAGGCCTGAGACCCCCACCTCTAGGCCCATGGATGAAGAGGGCGCCatggccccagccctggccaaTGGGCATACACCCTACAGCCGGACTCTGAGCCACATCAGTGAGGCCAGTGTGGATGCTGCCTTGGCTGAGGCTTCAGTGGAGGCTTTGGGTCTAGAAAATCTAGCTCAGGGACCTAGCCTGCCTGCACACCCAGATCCCCCCCATGGGGAGCAACCTGGTCCTGTCCCTCCTGCTGTGGACCCTTGCCATTCTGCCATAAACCCCACCCTCAGTACAACAGGCCCTGCCCACACATCTACAGATCCTGCCCTGTCTGCACATCTAGACTTGGTTCACAAGGTCACAGACTCTAGCTCTTCTGAACTGCCAGGCCCCGCCCACACCACTACAGGCTCAACCTATAATGCCATTAGCCCTAGCCACAGTGCTCCAAGCGCCACTCACCCTACCACAGGCTCCACCCACAAGCCCACAGTCTCTACCCCCTCAACTACAGGCTCTACCCCCAGTACCACAACCCCAGTCCAGACCACCACAAGACCCACTGACGAAGCAATGCTTTCCGCCCTCACTACTGTAGGTCCTACCCCCAATACTACAGGCCCTGTCCAGACTATCACAAGCCCTGTCCACACTGCCGCAAGCCTGACCCATGCCACTACAAGCCTGACCCATGCCACTACAAGCCCCACCCACACTACTGCAAGCCCCACCCACACTACTGCAAGCTCCACCCATTCCACTGCAAGCCCCACCCATTCCACTGCAAGCCCCACCCACACTACAGCAAGCCCCACCTGTGTCACTGCAAGCCCCACCCACACAACAGCAAGCCTCACTCATGCCACTACAAGCCCCACCCACACTACCACAAGCCCCCCCAATACTATTGCATGCCCCCCCCATACCACTACAAGCCCTACTCACAAAGCCAGGATGTCAACTCAAACTGCTACAAGCCCTGCCCCCAAAGCTAAGGGCCCAGTCCAGACCACCAGGAGCCCCACCCATCCTGTCACAAGCCCCACCCTTCTAACTGTAAGCTCTTCCACTTGTCTAGACCATGCCAAACCTCCCAGCCCCTCTACAAACACAGACCCCACCCTCCCAGGTACCCACACCCTGTCCTGCAGCTACCCAGCCTCCACTCCTTGCACTCAGGCAGACCCCACAGCCCCCAGTACCTCCTACCCATGTCCCACCTCATCCAGTTGGGAACCCCTCACAAGTCCTTCCCCAGACCCCCGAGAGCCCATCCTTCGGAGCCCAAgtccccctccctcacctctaGCCCCTGTGCCCCAGCATTTAGACCTTAGCCCAGCCGTGGCCACCCCAGCCTCAGTTCTAGGGGCAGCTGGAGGGGCTGGGGATAGGAGGCTGGAAGAGGCCCTGGGTGCCCTAATGGCTGCTCTGGATGACTATCGTGGCCAGTTCCCTGAGCTGCAGGGCCTGGAGCAGGAGGTGACCCGGCTGGAGAGTCTGCTCATG CAGAGACAAGGCCTGACTCGCAGCCGGGCCTCCAGCCTTAGTATCACTGTGGAACATGCCCTGGAGAGCTTCAGCTTCCTCAACGAGGATGAAGATGAAGACATGGATGGTCCTGGAGACAG GCCCCCAAAcagcctggagcctggggctGAGGACAGCCTCGACTTGCCCAGTGCCCGCCCCCTCAGCACGGAGTGTCCAGCCCTGGACGCTGCCTTGGTCCAGCACCTGTATCACTGCAGCTGCCTCCTGCTG AAACTGGGCACATTTGGGCCCCTGCGCTGCCAGGAGGCATGGGCCCTGGAGCGGCTGCTGAGGGAGGCCAGAGTGCTGGAGGCCGTATGTGAGCTTAGCAGGCGATGGGAAATCCCTGCCACCTCTGCGCAGGAAG TGGTGCAGTTCTCAGCCTCCCGGCCCGGCTTCCTGACCTTCTGGGACCAGTGCACAGAGGGACTCAGCCCCTTCATCTGCCCTGTGGAGCGAGTCCTCCTCACCTTCTGCAATCAGTACAGTGCCCGTCTCTCCCTGCGCCAGCCAGGGCTAGCTGAGGCTG TGTGTGCCAAGTTCCTCGAGGATGCCCTGGGGCAGAAGCTGCCCAGGAGGCCCCAGCCAGGCCCTGGAGAGCAGTTCACAGTCTTCCAGTTCTGGAGTTACGTCGAAGCCTTGGATAGCCCCACCATGGAGGCCTATGTGACTGAAACCGCTGAGGAGG TGTTACTGGTGCGGAATTTGAACTCAGATGACCAAGCTGTTGTGCTGAAGGCCCTGAGGTTGGCGCCCGAGGGGCGGCTGCGAAAGGATGGGCTTCGGGCCCTCAGCTCCCTGCTGGTCCATGGCAACAACAAGGTCATGGCTGCTGTCAGCACCCAGCTGCGGAGCCTGTCACTGGGCCCTGTCTTTCGGGAACGG GCCCTGCTGTGCTTCCTGGACCAGCTCGAGGATGAGGATGTACAGACGAGAGTGGCTGgctgcctggccctgggctgcATCAAG GCTCCTGAGGGCATTGAGCCCCTGGTGTACCTGTGCCAAACGGACACAGAAGCCGTGAGGGAAGCTGCTCGGCAGAGCCTGCAACAGTGTG GGGAAGAGGGGCAGTCTGCCCACCGACGGCTGGAGGAATCACTGGACGCCCTGCCCCGCATCTTTGGGCCTGGCAGCATGGCCAGCACGGCATTCTaa